TACCGTACTACCAACAGCGACACCAGCTGCAGTGGAAGCCATTTGGGCGAACATACCTGGTTGTCTTGGTTGAGCTCCTGCTCCTGCTCCTGCAGAGGCAGCTGGTGGTTGCGAGTAAGCATTCGATGCTGGTGGTGCAGGACGGCTAATTGCTGCAGTGGATGCCGAACGCCTTTGTGGTCTGGAAACTGATCTTGATCCTCTTGAACGTGCCATGGTTTATATTATTTCGTTATAAGTTGGTTTGCTGCTCTGTATTGAATAATAGAAAGAAAACTAATAAGTTTCTTGctcatatatatatatatgtgaCTATGTATTTCACACCCCGATAACTTCGGACAGCGCCAGGAATATTATAGCAAAAATACACATTGTGTAGATAAAATATAAACGAATCATTGGCtattaaattaaagattcaTGTGAACTAACTCGTAACTCCCCAATAAAGCCTTCAAATGACAGAAggcagcaacaacaacgaGGAGGTGGAATATCTGATGCGAATGACCCCAAATGTCAAACGTCCCATTTACATATTTTTCCGGGAATCTAATACCATACAAAAAGGCCCCAAAGATGTAGAACACTCCTTCAAGAACTACCCATTTCAATTGGATACGTGTCCATGTCTCGTGTGGACCATAATACATAACACCCGTTAATATTGGAAGAACAGCAGATAATCCAAAAGCAACAAAAAGGCCTGCTCTATAAGGCCTCCATTCTCTTGAACGAAACTTATCCTTTAGGGAAACAATAGCGCATGCGCTTCCAAAGGATAGAGTTAATAAAGAAAAGCCATAAAAGAATGGTCCATTATCATAAAACCCGTAGAATAATATACTAATCATGGAGGTAACAATAAGGACAACAATACCTAAATAATCTAatttatttccaaatgtCGCAATCTTTAAAGAGTGACTCTTGAAACAATGGAATGTGCTGCTTAGAATTAAACATGTGAATGCACcaaggaaaaataaattgataATCAGATAATCAGTAAAAGTGGTAGTCTCAAATGATACAATGGCATATTTGTCAAATAGCATGGTGAGAAAAAAAACTACTCCTGGGACGAGATGAGAATAGACATTCCCTGTTTCGTTGTGGATATAAAATAAACTATCAAAACATCTCCTGAAACTGTTGGTTTCTCTAACGTATCCAGCAATAATATGTTCATTGTCCTTTTGCCATTCCGGTATTTCATCCCAAGTATACAACTTTCTTATAGTTGTTGTCTTCTTTGTGTGTTTGATGGATACATTATCGTCGTCAATAGTTGTTTTCGTACTTGTTGAGGTTGACGTTAAGGCCACTCTCTGTTGTAGGTTTTTTGTCATCTTGAATTGCAACCTGCTTCCAGTAAAATAAGTAAGCAATTGATACTTAGAAAATGGGTATCATCGAAAATCCAGAAATGAAACGTTTCTTAGTGTTTATATAGAGGAGAGTACTTGATGTTTAACTTTCGCAAGCATTGTATTTGCTTTCGGATGACATTTGACAAAGACCGgatttttcaacaattcGCTCTTTGTTCGAGatatcaaaaaaatgaCGAGCAGTTCAAACAAGAGCTGTAAAATGCTGAATTCGTTATctaaatgatttattttagAGGTCTAGGCTCCAATAAACAATCCTTTTGTTCCCCTCATATGAAGTAGAAtagaatttttctttaaggaaaatgaattttggCAAGCTTGACTGATACAGCAGCAAAATTCATCGGTTGATATGGTTGTCCTTAGAAATGACCAAAATATTACTTGCAAATGCGTAAACTCTAGAAAAAAGGTGCTTCAAAATTACGTCGAGTGCAGATGATTTTCCtggaatatatataacCGCCATTACCGCCTAGGAACCCATTGACGGAAAACCCGGCGTGCTTCATCTTATTTGTCATTATACTTTCTgtagaaaatatttaccCTACAGCTTGCATTccaatattcttcaaagagTATGTGAGGGATCCCCTACTTATGAGAAACCCGTTTTTTTAGTACTCCTTACAGTACAAGTATTTTATATAACGTCACTTTTTCTCGTTTATAGAAAGTGAAGTAATATATCATAAAAGAAGCCGTCTACACTCTCTGAGCTCTACACTAACCCTTTATAGTTCTCAATCACACAATTATACAAGTTCAGAATTTTTTACTGAAGTTTTTTGTTCACTGAATTTAGTTTTAATTAGTATTTCTTTTATGTGTTGGCAActttttatcattaaagttagattcaaattttaaatttttctattaaattcaagaagattcaTTCTTTCTTCGCTCCAGTGTCTGGGATTATTTTGGGACATCGTTCCATTTAAGTATCCTTAATATCCCATACTGAACTCAAATAAGCCAGGGAATGTGGAGTATACAAATATAAATtagttttatttattcGAAATTTTCCTTTCTGACATTATTTCTAGTTATTTGGATGGTTTTTTCACAAATAACTGAATAAGGAGTGGTACCCTCATCTTCATAACTCCTCTTTGTTGGAGATCTTTTTCTCCGTTTGTAGCTCTTCACAGATGAGTTTTAAAACTAGCTTGGCTCTACTAAGAAAGTAAAGAATTACAACTTTGTTTACGGAAAAATGTAGAATCTCCTTTTTGTATTTTAAATCTAAACTCGttaaaaacaaaagaaattgttaccccataacaatattttttgaacGTAAATAGTGATTTAATTAGGgcaaaataatttttgcCCTAAACCCTATTCTAAAGTCGTGATTATATAAGCAATTCAAGTGGGTAGTCCTTAGGTTATCGAAGGACATCACTTTTGGCTTTCTAGTAGTATCCTCATCAAGTCATTAGGTTAACTGGTTGATCAAAAGCCATTTCTTAACTAATCTTTGATAACGGTTTTGCCATTACTTtgcaataataataaggTATCTGCAGGAATTCTCAATAAACGTTTTTGAATCATGTTCAGTTGTTTTGTTAATTGGAGTTAATAAGGCATGAATTACCATTCTTTTAATAACCGTAAACAACATAATCATTCAACGAATATGTCAAGACAGAGGTTTCGAGGTTCAATTCTGCCATATTTACTCATTTTATTCAGAGGAGGAGCAAGTAGATGATTGTCAAATCTTGGTACTAGCTATTAATATCAGTAACATCACTTAACTGAACTAATAAGGAAACTTCAGTTTGTATGCCGCAACTCATAACCTACTGACGCAAGTTTGGAATAGAGTAAAAGGCCAGATCTGCATCGAGACATACGTGGTACGAATCTAATAGGCAGTGTTCCTTGCGTTTTGCACAGAAGTATGCGAACGAGAGGTCAGTAGCTATAAAGGTTAACTATTATCTATAGTAGTTGCCAGGTACAACCTAGCTGCTAGATGATTCGTAATTAACCTTTTCCCATACgtatttctttcttggagGTCATCTCTAGCAATATTTCTACACTTTATGGTACTATTCGTTTTGTAGTAAAAATATATGCTAAATTTACAATGTATAGCTTGTTAATGGATTATGTAAATTATGGTCAGCTGGCTCACCTCTTTCTTGCATGCTAGATTGAACTGGTTGTTTTCGATTGgacatttatttttcttgataaATTCATGCTACTGTAGTTCATAATTTTAGTAtctattcttttcattaaaaataGCAGTAGCTTTGACCAactttcctctttttcacctctttcattttcaattcattttcgTTGAATCTTCAgttatttatttcattttaaTTCCTCGAACAATTCAAAGATCCCATCAAAAATCCCATGCTCTTGGTATCTTATTCTGGGTTTAGGGAAATACCAATAAACCTTTTATTTGCCGTCTAGACTGTCTTGACGCGACCGCAACTTTTGTACAACCAAATTAATCACTAAAACCTGATTCATCATGGATTATATGTTAGTGAGCACTTTTGAGACCCGATAAATTTGGAAGTTGTATACTACAATGAACAAGCCTGTTAATGACAACTAATCTATTGCAACCAAAAACTATTATGACAAATTAATACCAGAGTTCTGAAAGATTGGTTAGTATCAGTAGgattgataaatttgtcATCTACAGGGGATGCTTTGAGAGCACTACCATAAAAGTAAGGCTTTTCTACCTTTTTGGAGGATGACGTAACTTTTCACTAGTTTTGGCAGAAAAGAATAGTCGAAAAAAGCAGCCTTATATATCTCTCTCTTTCTCTCATATTCTCTTAGTTCCACAGTTAAACATGAAATCATTCTGATAAAATTGCCTCAATGATGACTTAAGCCACCAGGTATGGTGAGGAACACGTGGTCAGCttcaatggaatttttAGTAGTCGAATGAGGTACATCGTAAGAGTTTAACCTGATTCGCAATTGAATAACAGAAATTGTTGGTTCAGATGATCGAGCATTTTCAATAGGGCATTCAGCTTGTTTTCGTACACACTTTTGGCACCAACATATTGGACAGTGTCTGTAttataaaaacaaaatttgaatgagCAGAAAGTGCAATAGTGACCAAAGCCAGTTGGCATGAACAACTTAAACCCTTACTCAAAAGATTGTTCACAGTATGCGGTAGGTTCTATCTACACAATTATATTGGGCAACGTTTCTCGAGCAACTTACATACTTAATGTGGTGTATATTGTAATATGTAgtattaaaaaaaattaaataaaaaaattcaaataaaataaaggGTGTGGAGACAGATGAGAGCCCCAAAAATACCGAAGAATccaataaacaaaaaatcGATGACCCAAAAACCAGTATACACCAAAACTACCAATCTCTATAATTTTCTAATTCCCTAACGTCCCCCAACATTCCCAATTTCTCAACTCCCTAGTGTGACCGACGTCCACAGCGTCCACAGCTACCTAATGCCAACTTGCCAATGCCAGTGTCCCAATGCCAACGTTCCCAAAGATCCTAACTTTCCAACATGCCTAGCGTCGCCAGCGCTCCTAACATCCTCAACTTCCTAACTTCCCGACATCTCTAACGTCCCAAAGTCCTAACATCACCAATATTTCCGTCATCACTGAGAGGTAATCAAGTAATCAAGTAATCCAAATATAGTGTTTTACTCTGTGTAATGACGGAATTGGCTAGTTAATTAGTCGGTTCGTTAGTTAGTTAGTCAGTTTGGTTAGATCGCTCCCTGGTTCATTCGCTGGCTCATTGGTTAGTTAGTACATTGGTTGGCTGGTCCATTGGTCGCCGTTCCATTAATCGCTGGtttattttcataaatTCATTGGCAGGTTAGTTCAGTTCATTCGTAAATTCATTAGGTAGCTGGTTCGTTCGCTGGATTGTCCGTTGGGTTGTTGGTTCATTGGCCTGGTAGTTCGTTCGCAAGTCCTTCCACTGAGCTTTTGGTTTATTGGTTAGTCAGTTAGTCAGTTAGTCAGTTAGTCAAGCAGCCTGTTACCCGAGAATAAAATTCCAAGATAGCCCCAGTCAATGGCGGATCCGGATTCTCGGTTGAATCGATACTGGTATATTCGAGACCTTCTTCTATGTCACAGTGGTGTTCGTGTCTGTGTCTAGAAAGGTCCTCGCGGTTGTTTCTGTTCGCATGATTGCGACGATTGTGGTGGTGACGGTGATTGTTGCTGCTAATCTCCTGTTGTTGCACTTGATGGCGGTGATGGTTGCGGTGGTTACGACCTTGTTGCTCTTGCACTAAATCTTCAGACTCACGAAGTTGTAAAGATTTTAATAGTGCTTTATCAGTCAATCCACCTTCACCGTActttttgataatttcattaacgGTTACTTTCCTGAATGTTGGAATTGTACAGTTAATCTGATCTTCACTTGACGAATTGTCAGAGAAGTTTGAATGTAAAGAATTAGAAGTACAATTAATTAGTGCCTTACTTTCTTTTACCTTTTTGTCGTTTTCTATACCTTTGTGATACTTAAGATAATATCTACAATGGGTCCTCAAGTCGAATGCTGAGTCAACAGTTATGGCTTCGGTGATCTTTTCCCTGAATACATTATTCAACTCAGTGTAAATATTGTCACAAAGATCAGATTCAAACGAAGTATGAGGATGACAAAAAGATACTTCAAAGTTCACAGGATTTTGGAATATGGCAAATCTGCCATAATCACTACAGATTTCAGATAGATCATATTTTGGtgcatctttcaataattgtaGGACTTTACGCTTGAACCTACGGTTAAGCTTTTTGAAATAGACATGGTTAGCATAGGCAACAGAAGGTGGGGCAACAGAAGATGAGACATGGCGATTATTGACAGTAGAAGATGGTGTAGCAGCAAATGTGACGTCACGGCTATTGGCAGAAGAGGAAACATGATGACCAGCAGCAGCAGATGTCTGTGTAGGAGTAGAGGAGACTTGGTGACCAGTAGCAGCAGAAGATGGAGTAGGAGCAGAGGAGACATGGTGGCTATTGTGAGCAAGAGATGGTGTAGCTGCAGATGAAACGTGGGAAGAAACACTTGCAGTGTACATGTCACAAATGTAAGTAATCGAAAAGAAATCCTATGAGTTATTGAGTTATATAGCGTTAATGGGTATGCTAAATACCTCTACATCCAAGGGTTCCAAGAATCCCAGGCATATACCCGAGGTCATTAAACGCCTTTGGGCAATGAGAGACCTGAAGTCCAACTTAATCGGGCGGGAGGTCATTCTTATTTGTTACTAGCCTAACGGTAGGAACCTTAGAGGTGGAGGTGTTAGAACCGGCATTCAACTAATAACTGAAGTAGAATTAGAGTCACGGTCGTTTGCTTAGAGGGTAGAGgagagaaagagaaagagagaATATAAGAAACATTCTTTTTATCTATGTCTCTAGCTCGAACCACTGAACATTATTTTCAGTCAAGAAGCTTCATTTTAATGCGGACACGGGCTTTTCTTCAGACGATTCAATATACTCAAATCTTTATTGTTGAGATATCTTGGAGGATCCATTGACATTTTCTGTTGGGCTGCACTATGCTTCCGCATTGAGGGTCCTGGTACAGTCTTCCCACACTCGGCACTGTTCTATTCAAGTGTATAAACACAATAAACATTCAAAACCAGGTCAATAGGCACATAAGTAGATATCCTTCTGCTAATTGTGAGACTCATCAAATATCCAATTCCCCTACTTTACCAACTACCATGTCTTTTATTTCTAGCtctattaattaattaattgattgGTCGTTTACGTAACCTTGTATTTTTGGTTACCCGGTGGGAccaaaatgatgaaaattttttttggtCCATCTAAAATTTTTCTACTAAACGCTACAATTATCTACATTAAAGATGACTTAGTTCTTAGGAAACCTTaaccattttctttgcttGTTCACCCTGAAATCAGTATTTTACCCTTGCAGCAATGTCCTCCCCAGTAATTGGTATTTCCTTTGGGAACACATCCTCCTCGATCGCCTACATTAACCCTAAAAACGACGTCGATGTCATCGCTAACCCAGACGGTGAACGTTCCATCCCATCCGTCCTATCCTACGTCGGTGAAGATGAATACCATGGTGGTCAAGCTTTCCAACAATTAGTGAGAAACCCAAAAAATACTATCATTAACTTCCGTGATTTCATCGGTTTACCTTTTGATAAATGTGATGTATCCAAATGTGAAAATGGGGCACCAGTGGTAGACATTGATGGTAAGGCTGGGTTCGTTATCGCTAGAGGTGAAGGTAaggaagaaagaataaCTGTTGATGAAGTCGTCTCCAGACATTTGAACAGACTAAAGTTGGCAGCTGAAGATTACATTGGTCAAACTATTTCACAAACTATCTTGACTGTCCCTACTGATTTCACTACTGAGCAAAAGGATGCTTTGGCTCAAGCCGCTTCTAAAATTGGATTAAAGATTGTTCAATTCATAAATGAACCATCTGCCTCCCTTTTGGCTCATGTGGAACAATTCCCAACGGAAAAGGATGCTAACGTTGTCGTCGCTGATTTCGGTGGTGTTAGATCAGATGCTGCAGTCATTGCCATTCGTAATGGTGTCTTCACCATCTTAGCTACTGCTCACGACAACAAATTGGGTGGTGATAATCTAGATGctgaattaattgaatattttgctAAGGATTTTGAATCCAAGAATAAGGCAAACCCAAGAAAGAATGCTAGATCCATGGCTAAATTGAGAGCTAATGCCATTATTACCAAGAAAACCTTATCTAACGCCACATCTGCTACCATCTCCATTGATTCCCTAGCAGATGGTTTCGATTACCATGCTTCCATCAACAGAATGAGATACGAATTAACCGCAAACAAAGTCTTTGCTCAATTCTCTAACTTCATCGATTCAGTCATTACCAAGGCTGGTTTGGATCCATTAGACATAAACGCTGTCCTATTGGCTGGTGGTGTCTCCTTCACTCCAAAATTGTCCACCAATTTGGAATACACATTACCAGAATCTGTGGAAATTCTAGGTccaaacaataaaaatgCTTCTAGTAATCCAAATGAATTATCTGCCTCCGGTGCCGCTTTACAAGCAAGATTAGTCGCTGATTATGATACTGATGAATTGAAGGAAGCTTTACAACCAGTCATCGTTAACACTTTACATTTACAAAAGGATATCGGGTTAGTGGATGCTACCGGTGCCTTTGTACCAGTCTTATCTAAGGAAACTTACTACCCAGTCCAAAAGAAACtacttttgaagaaggtcAGTGGTGATTTCTTGATTGGTGTTTACGAAGGTGATTCTcacattgaagaaagaactATTGAACCAGAAACCAAGGATGAAAAGGCCGCTGATGGGGAAGACAGTGAAAGTGAATGGTCCGATGATGAACTAGAAATTGTTAGAGAAAGAAAGTATACTTTAGGCACTAAGCTAATGGAACTAGGTGTCAAGGGTGTTAAGAATGGGTTGGAAattgttttcaatatcaacaaGGAAGGTGTCTTGAGAGTCACTGCTAGAGATTTGAAGACTAGCCAAGTAGTTAAGGGCGAATTATAAGATGCGCAGAGAAAACTAACTTTGTAACATATAAGGTACATAAtagaataataaagaacTCATTTATATCGTAACTAGTTGCGGAATCACATTAGCTCCCATCGTGATAGCCTCTGTCTTCAATGTTTGAATCATGACTATCATTTGTGCCGGCACCGGCTTTTTCCGGTATATCACTTCgaaaaaaacaatataAACCTCGAACAATACTTTCACCATTGAGATTTTCCGCCAAGATTATCTACCAACAAGATCATACATTCAAGATTATATACCCCAATCGAAAATAATATGACGTTAGCCAGTAGACCTATTGTACACATTCTAGGACTAGGGTCCATGGGGACCGTCCTAGCTGTTGATTTAATCAGATTCACCAATGCTCTGGTTGTCCCATTATTCAGATCTCAAGAAAAACTTGAAACATTCCAAAAGACAGCTCACTCCAAAATTGGCCTAAGAAAGATCTACCTAGAGGAGAAGCCTTTAATTGAATGTACAGTCGAGAAGGCTGAATGTCCAGAAACTTTTGGTGGTGAAcccattgaaaatttagtCATAACTACAAAAACTTATCAAACTAAGGAGGCAATTACTCCTTACTTACCTTATATTACACCAAACACCAATTTAATCTTAATTCAAAATGGTCTGGGGGTGTTGGAAGTCTTGAAGGAGGAAATTTTCCCAGATGCTGCCAAAAGACCTAATTTATTCCAAGGTGTTATATCTCATGGAGTTTATCAAGAATCAGGATTTACCTACGTCCATGCTGGTTGGGTTGGTATGCAGATTGCTAGATTGCCGTggaatgaaaatgaattgattcaaaagTCAAGTTTAGTCGAAAAGGATTCCTCTGAAAACGCCTTAGTTCAATTGTTGATGGGACAACGTTTCGCCAAGGAATTTGGTATGAAACATACAACATATCAAGAAATGTTATTAGGtcaattatttaaatttttggttAATTGCTGCATGAATCCCGTGACAGCCATTGTTGATTGTGTTAATGGTGAAATGAAAGATCATTGTGGTCCAGTTTTCCAATCAATTATAGCTGAGTGTTTGGATATTCTAAAGGTCGCATACAAACCTCTATTTGAATATAAGGTAAAATACCATGGTATGTCCGAATATCCTAAATTGGACGATTCCATTTTGACTACTGAGAACATGACAAAAGAGGTCATCCGTATCGGTTGTGACCTCAATGCCAGAAATAGTACGTCAATGAGACAGGATACTTTATATCTGAGAGAAACTGAAGTGGCTTACATTAATGGGTACGTCGTAACATTAGCCAAGAGGCTCAATTTAAGTGCCAATGTTAACAAGACCATTGTGGAGCTCGTCCAATTAAGACTCGGATTAAACAGAACCAGAGCAACTCAAGGAGACTGGAGAAGTTGAACACTGTCTGCcatattaataaaatagaTAGAAATATATAGTCATATTTGCAACTTTGATTAAGTTAGAATAGACCCTTAGCTTAATGTTctagttttttttttcaagattttcCAATATAGCGTTGACGCGTACGAATCATTAACAAAATCAGCTATGTTCAGATCGTATTTTGTTACATATATTGAAGGCATCGCCATTTAGGAAACCTTTCCCATATTATAACGTTACTATCAAAATACTATCCAATCTCAGTGGTTATATGCTGTTGGGCGGATTTATCCATTTATCTTTATGAGAAATAGCAATACTGATATTCGTGGACCCAAAACAACATCCACTATGGAGGCCCCCATTAATTTTATACAAGATGGTCCTCATCTACCGAATATGCCTCtttctgatgaagaatttccAATTAGGACCCAATTTGGTCTCATGAATGAAAGAGTAGATGTATTAAGTCGAAGGTTCGACGAATTAGAGACAACACTAGTTTCGAAAGACTCATCGCTGCTGAAGTCCATTCAAGATTTATTCACCATTTTAGAGATTATACTAAACAACTATTCTACCTTAGAAAGGGAAATGGAggaattcaagaaaaacCAGACTAAGATAGACATGCGAGCAATAAAGAGacttgaaaaaatataccTCGATCTTTCATCGCctaaagatgaaaatgtgAATTCTAATAAGTACGTATACAATACAGAAAAACAGACGGTATTACACAATGAAtcatctttgaattcttcagaTATAGACCTTGCATCAAGTTATAGATCCGATGATGGGCAACATAGTTATGCGAATGACTCAAATCAGTCAATCAAAAGTCATATCTCTGAAGATCAAAATCCTTCATCTACAGAGAACGTTCCACGATTAATCCATAAAAAGGGTTCTGTATCAGTATCATCCGAGGGCATGACCGAAAACATGGAATTGGAACCAGTTCGAATAGTAGAGAATAAAGTTCTACAGAATTTAGATAATAGGTCTGCCATAGAAAATAAAGGCTTGATTGCTGGAAAAACGAATACAGTTGGCATTCCAATAATATCTCAATCATCAAGCGAGGAAGAACCATATAATGAACAACAGCAGGTTTATCAACATGAAGCCAATAGAGCAAATTGCcaagatgaaatggaaattattAACATTTCACTAAAAGATGAAGACAGCAATGAAGTAGTTCCATCAAATGATAATAGCGAAATTACACGGATTGTACCAAGGACAGACCCGGAGTCGACCCCATCCATTAAAAATGGAccaagaaaaatttcaaagaaatcattacCTTCAAAAtctaaaaataatgataaatctttgaaagGGAAGCTCACATCTTCACTTAACCATGTTAGCGAGTCTGATTTATCAGGTAACTCGGAAGAAGAGATTCCTGGCGCATCTATGCTAGGGACACCAACAAATAGTAGTTCAACAGGAAAATCAGAGAACGGAACACAGTTAAGCAAATTTCATTTAGCCACTGATGCCGCATTCAACGATTTCTTCGCCGGTAACATTCCAAAGAAAGTCAGTAGCGACtatgatttttcaaatctgtTGGAACATAA
The sequence above is a segment of the Naumovozyma castellii chromosome 8, complete genome genome. Coding sequences within it:
- the IZH2 gene encoding PAQR-type receptor (ancestral locus Anc_6.27), whose product is MTKNLQQRVALTSTSTSTKTTIDDDNVSIKHTKKTTTIRKLYTWDEIPEWQKDNEHIIAGYVRETNSFRRCFDSLFYIHNETGNVYSHLVPGVVFFLTMLFDKYAIVSFETTTFTDYLIINLFFLGAFTCLILSSTFHCFKSHSLKIATFGNKLDYLGIVVLIVTSMISILFYGFYDNGPFFYGFSLLTLSFGSACAIVSLKDKFRSREWRPYRAGLFVAFGLSAVLPILTGVMYYGPHETWTRIQLKWVVLEGVFYIFGAFLYGIRFPEKYVNGTFDIWGHSHQIFHLLVVVAAFCHLKALLGSYELVHMNL
- the NCAS0H01520 gene encoding uncharacterized protein; the encoded protein is MYTASVSSHVSSAATPSLAHNSHHVSSAPTPSSAATGHQVSSTPTQTSAAAGHHVSSSANSRDVTFAATPSSTVNNRHVSSSVAPPSVAYANHVYFKKLNRRFKRKVLQLLKDAPKYDLSEICSDYGRFAIFQNPVNFEVSFCHPHTSFESDLCDNIYTELNNVFREKITEAITVDSAFDLRTHCRYYLKYHKGIENDKKVKESKALINCTSNSLHSNFSDNSSSEDQINCTIPTFRKVTVNEIIKKYGEGGLTDKALLKSLQLRESEDLVQEQQGRNHRNHHRHQVQQQEISSNNHRHHHNRRNHANRNNREDLSRHRHEHHCDIEEGLEYTSIDSTENPDPPLTGAILEFYSRVTGCLTN
- the SSZ1 gene encoding ribosome-associated complex protein SSZ1 (ancestral locus Anc_5.335), coding for MSSPVIGISFGNTSSSIAYINPKNDVDVIANPDGERSIPSVLSYVGEDEYHGGQAFQQLVRNPKNTIINFRDFIGLPFDKCDVSKCENGAPVVDIDGKAGFVIARGEGKEERITVDEVVSRHLNRLKLAAEDYIGQTISQTILTVPTDFTTEQKDALAQAASKIGLKIVQFINEPSASLLAHVEQFPTEKDANVVVADFGGVRSDAAVIAIRNGVFTILATAHDNKLGGDNLDAELIEYFAKDFESKNKANPRKNARSMAKLRANAIITKKTLSNATSATISIDSLADGFDYHASINRMRYELTANKVFAQFSNFIDSVITKAGLDPLDINAVLLAGGVSFTPKLSTNLEYTLPESVEILGPNNKNASSNPNELSASGAALQARLVADYDTDELKEALQPVIVNTLHLQKDIGLVDATGAFVPVLSKETYYPVQKKLLLKKVSGDFLIGVYEGDSHIEERTIEPETKDEKAADGEDSESEWSDDELEIVRERKYTLGTKLMELGVKGVKNGLEIVFNINKEGVLRVTARDLKTSQVVKGEL
- the PAN5 gene encoding 2-dehydropantoate 2-reductase PAN5 (ancestral locus Anc_5.334), with translation MTLASRPIVHILGLGSMGTVLAVDLIRFTNALVVPLFRSQEKLETFQKTAHSKIGLRKIYLEEKPLIECTVEKAECPETFGGEPIENLVITTKTYQTKEAITPYLPYITPNTNLILIQNGLGVLEVLKEEIFPDAAKRPNLFQGVISHGVYQESGFTYVHAGWVGMQIARLPWNENELIQKSSLVEKDSSENALVQLLMGQRFAKEFGMKHTTYQEMLLGQLFKFLVNCCMNPVTAIVDCVNGEMKDHCGPVFQSIIAECLDILKVAYKPLFEYKVKYHGMSEYPKLDDSILTTENMTKEVIRIGCDLNARNSTSMRQDTLYLRETEVAYINGYVVTLAKRLNLSANVNKTIVELVQLRLGLNRTRATQGDWRS
- the NCAS0H01550 gene encoding uncharacterized protein, producing MRNSNTDIRGPKTTSTMEAPINFIQDGPHLPNMPLSDEEFPIRTQFGLMNERVDVLSRRFDELETTLVSKDSSLLKSIQDLFTILEIILNNYSTLEREMEEFKKNQTKIDMRAIKRLEKIYLDLSSPKDENVNSNKYVYNTEKQTVLHNESSLNSSDIDLASSYRSDDGQHSYANDSNQSIKSHISEDQNPSSTENVPRLIHKKGSVSVSSEGMTENMELEPVRIVENKVLQNLDNRSAIENKGLIAGKTNTVGIPIISQSSSEEEPYNEQQQVYQHEANRANCQDEMEIINISLKDEDSNEVVPSNDNSEITRIVPRTDPESTPSIKNGPRKISKKSLPSKSKNNDKSLKGKLTSSLNHVSESDLSGNSEEEIPGASMLGTPTNSSSTGKSENGTQLSKFHLATDAAFNDFFAGNIPKKVSSDYDFSNLLEHKAVKTPHKVRKITSPKKNKVPTIENENSAVFSSLNYKDQVTPSSRRTTSLTLTKKSKDTDGHLIEKADIKYPQPTKMQTETASSDEAISAGSIRFTKPRKENEEVNHIVQTPINVKNLNGTQGFDGLKSSQAPKTAVVGSDIGKPSKERDSKRTTKSIGFVSQRWSVIDGYLLEKVAGKCFIRDYGNIAHRLRTYEKMKLSNYKLLSLSSIRLQYPNTDLVPCSSKELFAQSHLEVKKFVRTDEGFKLLSKSVRRKARRDAIEFTVIPIRYRSGPEKYFYFQENKSLQEKASNNTVAEKNSSLDIINDGDGKTVITNSNFNDFLEDENIPLSQSRRPTVPEKKSIRARSKFDAAPLDYQTNTDEIKDAEENTVSTALKDLDIAEVEHEIDGRT